In Thamnophis elegans isolate rThaEle1 chromosome 13, rThaEle1.pri, whole genome shotgun sequence, one DNA window encodes the following:
- the LOC116516834 gene encoding B-cell linker protein-like has translation MDVGMDSRCLKTDNLLEDPDVKNAPWYAGSCDRRTAEAALLQFNKNGAFMVRQSSHHSASQPFTLVVFYKNRVYNVPIHYQESSCQFALGKDPKSHELFDSVSSIIQKYSERPLVLIDGSTSAKEQTLLLFTVTP, from the exons ATGGATGTGGGCATGGATA gtaggtgccTCAAAACTGATAACCTTCTAGAG GATCCGGACGTGAAGAATGCTCCGTGGTATGCAGGCAGTTGTGACCGGCGTACAGCGGAAGCAGCTCTCCTCCAATTTAACAAG AACGGTGCCTTCATGGTACGGCAGAGTTCCCACCACTCTGCCAGCCAGCCCTTCACCTTGGTGGTTTTCTACAAGAACCGTGTCTACAATGTCCCTATCCACTACCAGGAAAGCAGCTGCCAGTTTGCGCTTGGCAAGGATCCCAAGAGCCATGAG CTGTTTGACAGTGTCTCCAGCATCATCCAGAAGTACTCAGAGCGCCCCCTGGTGCTGATTGACGGCAGTACTTCTGCCAAGGAGCAAACTCTCCTCTTGTTCACTGTGACGCCCTGA